The Besnoitia besnoiti strain Bb-Ger1 chromosome Unknown contig00014, whole genome shotgun sequence genome contains a region encoding:
- a CDS encoding rhoptry kinase family protein ROP37 (incomplete catalytic triad) (encoded by transcript BESB_025920), which translates to MRRHLRTDATAPADHRGRARRSTPRGRTQQTAARRPNIGGAYSRFEYVRSPAGFSSAPLPAPHSWALASPSQSRPVSWAVDSAAVASPSDAPSSGFASSEFRAKSFHRSERKVSLGDVHALDKLYPLQTSLDDGDNPAAVDSAKKSPEHGWIDQGSSFPTVAGLPSEGSGGASLRQWADLSQPERVKRSELTLGQAALAQILAVQRPSATRPSEQPLVSVEGSTSVRGARGGSRQLPGKNRIPQISSLYPIPEQDRQSTFPAGNRRSFVEMAEETGASSPAPFSENPALAASIDRLLPPQMSYTVHGPGQKVLTLTRAALLGIGNIGIVVEFVDPSTEARHAAKLFYKEVAPTTGSYSAAVDAVQRRLERETAGLKALDAKAKSVADLVKGGFMASAGTHKLVATAGAGGQLLGTNLIDPNYSGLPGHQLLILTSFILLPLVGPSLASLRDDAYTDEALKYLFYRLATSVAALHTDGLIHGNIRASSILLNAASGEAVLSNFAAVTPTGSALAARECLHPTQFDPQRVQAFFDSGAHLPATEELDSWNLGQTLFQLVCGSKRSAWGLTQTYSTLASELTGDSATEKYCREFIRVVNRATFDSFCPALTGVKSQLLRLVKLLLDPARDTRRTVHQLVEQHPFFRVVEDE; encoded by the coding sequence ATGAGACGTCATCTTCGTACGGACGCCACAGCTCCCGCTGACCATCGAGGTCGTGCGCGGCGGTCAACACCGAGGGGGCGAACTCAGCAGACCGCGGCCCGCCGTCCGAACATCGGCGGTGCCTACTCTCGATTCGAATATGTTCGATCGCCCGCTGGTTTCAGTTCAGCCCCTCTCCCCGCACCACACTCATGGGCACTCGCCTCTCCTTCACAGAGCCGCCCTGTGAGTTGGGCGGTTGAcagcgccgctgtcgccagTCCTAGCGACGCACCTTCTTCAGGTTTCGCCAGTTCAGAGTTTAGGGCAAAATCCTTCCACCGCAGCGAGCGGAAGGTTTCTCTCGGAGATGTGCATGCCCTCGATAAGTTATATCCATTGCAAACCTCGTTGGACGATGGCGACAACCCAGCGGCAGTCGATTCAGCGAAGAAGTCACCGGAGCACGGATGGATTGACCAAGGGTCATCATTTCCTACAGTGGCAGGCCTTCCCTCGGAAGGCAGCGGGggagcgtctctgcgccaATGGGCAGATCTATCTCAGCCTGAACGCGTGAAGAGATCTGAACTCACTCTAGGTCAAGCTGCTCTGGCGCAGATTCTGGCTGTGCAGCGGCCGAGCGCGACCCGTCCATCCGAGCAACCACTAGTGAGTGTGGAGGGTTCCACATCTGTGCGCGGCGCTAGAGGCGGCAGTCGGCAACTCCCTGGCAAAAATAGGATTCCTCAGATTTCGAGCCTTTATCCTATCCCAGAGCAAGATCGACAGTCCACGTTCCCTGCGGGGAATCGCAGGTCTTTCGTGGAGATGGCCGAAGAGACCGGCGCCTCATCACCGGCCCCATTTTCTGAGAACCCAGCACTCGCGGCGAGCATTGAtcgtctgctgcctcctcaaATGAGTTACACAGTTCACGGCCCCGGCCAAAAAGTCCTGACTCTGACGCGTGCGGCTCTGCTGGGCATCGGCAACATAGGAATCGTAGTGGAGTTCGTGGACCCGAgcacggaggcgcggcacgcggcgAAACTTTTTTACAAGGAAGTTGCCCCAACGACTGGCTCCTACAGTGCCGCTGTGGACGCCGTGCAGCGCCGTCTAGAGAGAGAAACGGCAGGCCTCAAGGCACtagacgcgaaggcgaagtcCGTCGCGGATTTGGTGAAGGGAGGCTTCATGGCCAGCGCAGGCACACACAAACTGGTGGCTACAGCCGGAGCTGGAGGTCAATTGCTCGGCACAAACTTGATTGATCCCAATTACTCCGGACTCCCAGGCCACCAGCTCCTAATTCTCACGTCTTTTATCCTCTTGCCTTTAGTGGGGCCCAGTTTAGCCTCCTTGCGAGATGACGCGTATACGGACGAAGCGCTGAAATATTTATTTTACAGACTTGCAacgagcgtcgccgccctccacaCCGACGGCCTGATCCACGGCAATATCAGGGCCTCCAGCATTCTCCTCAACGCAGCTTCAGGAGAAGCGGTCCTGTCCAACTTCGCTGCTGTAACCCCGACAGGCAGCGCTCTggcagcgcgcgagtgcTTACACCCCACACAATTTGATCCCCAACGCGTGCAGGCCTTCTTTGATAGCGGCGCCCACCTgccggcgacggaggagctAGACTCGTGGAACCTGGGCCAGACTCTCTTTCAGTTGGTCTGTGGCTCTAAGCGGTCTGCGTGGGGTCTCACGCAGACGTACTCGACACTTGCTTCGGAGCTGACGGGCGACTCGGCTACAGAAAAATACTGTCGAGAATTTATCAGGGTAGTGAACCGGGCAACTTTCGACAGCTTTTGCCCTGCTCTGACTGGAGTGAAATCGCAGCTCCTCAGGCTAGTCAAGCTGCTCTTAGATCCCGCCCGTGACACGCGAAGGACTGTTCACCAGCTGGTAGAACAACACcctttcttccgcgtcgtcgaaGATGAGTGA